The genomic interval TGCGGGTTCTGAGGGATCAGGAGGACGAGATTAATGCCACCAGCGCCCCGACACGTGTCCCCGAGCCGCCCCGTCACCCTCCCCGGCCGCGTCACGGGGCCAGCAGCGCGTCACCCCCGTGCTCACCGTGACAAGCAGGCAGTGCAGGTCGCGGGGCTCGGAGTCCGCCTGCGGCTCGCCCAGGATGGCGGCCAGGCGCTGCATGCCCGACACGCGCAGGATGTGGATGTCGTTGTCGCAGCAGAACGCCTGGATGAGCGTGAAGTGGATCTGCAGGGCGATGTCaccctcgtcctcctcgtccgtGGCCAGCACGCACAGCACCACGCTGTCCGGGTCCCTGCGGGGGCCAGGCGGGTTAGGGGCGACCGGGACAGCTCGGGATAATAGAACCCCTTCCCGCGGACCTGTCACTCCTCTGTGTCACCCCCCTGTCGCGACAGACCCCCCCAAATTCTGTCTGGTCACCATCACCCCGTAAAACGCTCCAGCCCTGCGCTAAGCGGGTCGGGATGAACCCCGCCACATGAGCCAGACCCCCCCCCCCCGACAAAGCCATATCGCGATACTCACACATTCATCAGCTTGGCCGACTCGTAGACCCCCACGGTGAGGCGGTCCTGCCGCTGCGCCGCCACCAGCACCCGCTCCACCGCCTCGCTCACCGCCTGCATCCTGTCGGGAGGAACGGCACAGCCGGTGAGCGGCGACGGCGACAAACACAGATCCCCTCCCGCCGAGCGCCCCGAGCCGCCCGCCACTTACTTGCTGCTATCGCAAGGCACCAGCTCCTCCAGGGTCATGGTGCAATTGTAATCCGCAGGAGAAGAAGGCAAACTCCAAGAGTAATAATCCCGAGCGCGGCTACGGCGGGGATATCGCGGGGATATCGCGGCGCTATCGCGATCCCCGgtcccgctccgctcctgccgccgCTCCAGCGCGATCGCTCTGAGCCCCAGCCGCGCCCTGCGCCTCCTTTTATATCCTTCCTCCGAGGGGCGTGGCCTCGCGCGGCGCCCCCGCCTCGCCCATTGGCTGGCGCCGCGCGGAACCGCCCACGGGCGCGGCGCTGATTGGGCGCCGCCGGCGGGACCCACGTGGGGGTGAAACACGGGGGGGGAAAGCGCGGGGGAAACCCCCGCCCTGAAACTGCGTCCCCCCCCGCGGGCACGGGCGTGGGACCGGCGGGACCGGGGGGAAACCGGGGG from Melospiza melodia melodia isolate bMelMel2 chromosome 7, bMelMel2.pri, whole genome shotgun sequence carries:
- the GADD45B gene encoding growth arrest and DNA damage-inducible protein GADD45 beta, which gives rise to MTLEELVPCDSSKMQAVSEAVERVLVAAQRQDRLTVGVYESAKLMNVDPDSVVLCVLATDEEDEGDIALQIHFTLIQAFCCDNDIHILRVSGMQRLAAILGEPQADSEPRDLHCLLVTNPHTDAWKSQGLAEVANYCAESRDRNQWVPFVCLQER